The window AAGGCGATCATGAAGATGGTGGGGGTCGATTGCGGCCCTGTCCGCCTCCCGCTCCGCTCATTGACCGCTTCCGCGGAACAGGCGCTGCGTGCCGACCTTGAGTCGAAGGGATTCTTTGCCCGCGCCAGCGCCGCCTGACTTGTTGGAGTTGATCTGATCGCGAAGAGTGCTGATTTCCCGGATGAAGGGAATTCTGGAGTGAATGCGGTGCGAGGGACGAAAGCGGTTGTTGGCGAAATCGGAAGATAGGCGGTCGTTTTCGAGACAGAGTGCGTCCTTTTGGCGAATGACGGTGTGATGTGAGTATGCTTACACCTTCCACCGTTGTGGGTTGAGGGAAAACGATGGACTGAGATCGAGCTGCTTCAGCGAGTTTTTGCCGATCGGTGAGCAGCCGCGCAACAACCCTCCGGTTGTGCGCCAGCGGGCCCCAGGCCATGGTGAGATGGCAATGGTCGAAGCGACATAAGAAACAGGTGGTTGCGAGGCTGTTGATCGACGAGAGTGGCAAACTCCTTTTCGATGCAGTTGTATCCGGAGAATGAGAGTGACCCAAAGACTTGTGAGCCGACGGAGGAAAAGCTGGAGAGGCGGACTGCAGCGAAGGATATCATGATGGTTGGCGATCGCGACATTATCAAAAGAATCGGAAATCAAGAACCGGGCTGCGGTATCGCAACTGGCGTTGCTGGATGGTTGCCACGTCTTGGAGACAGACGTGCCTGCCGCGGCCTCGGACATCCACACGGTGCATGTACGCTATATGAGCCTGACCGACGTCGGGGAGAACTTTCGAACGATGAAGACGGGGCTGGTGGAGCTACGATCGATTTTCCTGCGCAAGGCCGAGCGCTCCGAAAACTGCGCGGTGGTGACGATGCAGGCCTTGGAATTGGTGCATGGACCCAACCGGCAGGTTGCTCTTCTGGGACTCACGGTGTTGCCGCCGCTTCCCGCATCGAGATTGTTTCCAAAAAAATCGGCAAAATGGCCTCCCACCCAATCCTGCCTGGGCCGCGGTTCTCCCCTAAAGTGAACCCAGCCACCCGTGCGAAATGTCACTTCAATCAAACGGGGGATCCGTCAGAAATTCAGCCCGAGATTCACGGTGATGCGCTGATCCCGGCGAAAGGCTGGATTGGCAATGCTTGAATCGTGGATCTGCTCGCGGCTAACCCCGAGGGTGATGTTGTCCCGGAGTTTGTTGTTCAGCTTCAGATTGTATTGGTAGAAATAGCGGCCATATTCATTCCCTGCCGGAATACCCTGCGGGTTGGGAAATGCGCCGAATGGAGTGAGGCGGGACTGTATGCGCCCGGTCATGTCGAATGACATCCGGGTTGTCATCTGCCAGTTGGATTCCACGAAAAATTGTCCGAGCAGCCCGACTCCTTCGGGCTGCGGAATCGCCATTTGTCGTTCCTGCCCCACCAGACCCAATCCGATTAACGCATTCAATCGCGGCCGCTGGAGCAGCCGGTAGCCGCCGTCAACCGACTGTTCGTACTGTGCGTCGATCCGGCGGATCCCGTCCTTCAAATAGCTGGTGACCTCTTGGAAAAAGTATCTGGCTGACATGTCCCGCCGCCAGCGAAAGCTTGCTTCGTCGCGTTTCTCCACCAGGATGGTTCCGATCCTGGAATCGACCCACTGGATGTTCGCCTCGAGGGAGTTTCTGCCGATTGTTCGCTGTGCATTGGCGGCCAGACTTATGCGCCGCGTAACGATGTTCACCGATTGGCTGAAATATCCGGCTTCGATCCGAAATTTCCAAGGGGGAGGACTGGCCTTTGGCGCTGCCGGGGGCGCCGGCGGAGGAGCCGGGGGTGCCGGCGGCGTCGGAGGCGGCACCGCCAACGGTGGGGGGATGGGCTCGCTTGTGCGGACAATGTTTTCTGCGGGAACCTGGATCTCGCCAAGTGATTCGGTTCGTACAGTCACATGGTTTCCGGAGCTACGCATGGTTCCAACGAGATGACTTCCGTCCTTGAGCCATACCTCGGCTGCAGTCGCGCGTGCGTTGAAGTCCGCCGCCAATGTCAGAATGCCCGCCACGCCCGCATTGCGAGCGAACCTCCACGCTTGTGAAATGACACAGGCAGGTTTCCCGGAGTTTGACATTATTTTTCGAGGGGATTGCCTCGGAAGCTGTGCAGCTTCTCAGGAGGTTCGCATGGAGGATGAAGGAGGTTCAATGGCCCGGGTTTTCATCAGCTGATGATGCATTGGCCGGAGGTGCTGCCAGAGGACGCAAATCGTAGCTGAAGGAAAACGTTTTCCCCGGCTGCAAGGGAGGGACGGACACCCAATAATCAAGACCCAGAAATTCGCGGCCTGGATTCCATGATGCGGCGAACCGGGTGAATGTTCCTGGATGGAAGTCATGCGTGATTCCGAACCGGGTGGTGCGGTCAAAGAATGCCAGGGAACGGACTGCATCACTGCCCGGCACGTGAAACTGCATGACATTCATCCTGCCAAAGTCCCAGTTTGCATTCACCTGACGCCAGGCCGGATCACGAAGGTAGACTGCGGTGAGGAACGGGCTGTCGGATGAGGAAACGGCATATTCCGCTGAGCGCTCGCGTACCGTCCAGGCGGGAAGGGAGTGAGCCGCCTTCAGCTCCATTTGGATCTGGATCGCGCCACTATCCTCAAGGGATATTGTGCGCTTCCAGGAGTTCCCGTCGGGGAGGGACAGAGTCATGACAGCCTTTCGGGGGTCGCTGGTCCAGCTTCGCGTGCCGGCGGCCAGCGAATTTACCCCGACGCGTGCGGACTCCGGCCACAAATTCCACTGAGCCCAGCGCATCATGCGTGTGGATGGCGGGGCGATGATCTGGCGCCCTGTCGGCTTGTGGTTCAGCAGCATGATGCGTCCGTCCGCCATGGTGGACACCACGAGCCTCCAGACGGCATTCTCGAGTGTGATGACCGGCCAGCCCTTTTCGAGAGACTCCAACTCCAGAAAGTGAGCAGCGGCATCGCGACCTTCGCCGACGAGAGTCATTCCATGCTTTCGCGCGAGTTCAATGTAGCGCTGCAGGGAGCCCGGCGGCAGCGATGACACATCCAGGCGATACGAACCGTTTGTGCAGGTGCGGGGTGCGGTTGCCAGGAGAGAGCCCAGCACCGGGATCATCGCCTTTTCCACGCGCCCGCGCAGCGTGTCGTCGTCCGCGAGATGCTCCGCCCCAGCCACACGGTCATGGAAACCGCGCGCGACCGCGGCGTCCAGACCCAGCTCGATGGGGACGTCGGCCATGCACCGAAGGTAGACTCCGCGCGCGTGTGCGTTCGCGTAGAGATAACGCAGCCCGTCTAGGATGGGTGCGGCCGCGGGTCCGTAGTGAAGCCGACAGAATTCCTCCACCAACGGCCAGCTGTCGGGCACCGGCCGCCACAGGCAGCGGGCGATCACATAATTGTGGAGATCGCTGTACGCGGCGGACATGCCGTCACCCGCGGCCTGCATGAATACGCCATGGACGCCACGATCGCGGAACAGGCTGAGGTTGGGGCCGGTTGCCTCGAGATTCGTGAAAGGCAGGTCGTAGTTGCGGAACGCCACGTTGTAGTTCCAGAGCCAGACATGGCGGCAAATTTCCTGCCATTGGGTGAAATCCTGCATGAAAACGCGGTTCTGAAAGCAGGCGGAATCCGCCAGGGGGTGCAGGTTGCACGCCTCGATGCTGCAAAGCTGGATTTCCACATTGGGCTCGAGGTTGAGCGTCATGGGAGGCTTGCGGGTGTGCCAGTAGATCAGCGTGCCCACACGCACTCCCGGATGGGATTTGGCGACAGCGGCGGCCACAGCGTTGACCAGCACCAGATGAGGGGCTCCAAGGGTTCCCTCGCGTGCAATCAAGGCTGAGCAATCCCGGCATTCGCAGCAGGCATCGTTGTCGGGTGGGCTCACGCTGATGTTCGTCCATGCGGGATGCGCATCCAACTCACGCAGGACAGCCTCCGTGACGAGCCGGATGACATCACGATTCAATGAGCATACCTGAGGACCGCCGCCCTGCCCTTCGAGCCGGCGCGTGCCGCCGATCAGGGCGAAGTATTCAGGATGATCCCGGCCATAGGTGGCGACCGGCAAATATTGCTGCAGGGAATGAGAGATCAGCTGCTGCGAGGTTTTGCCGCCTAGGCGCGGATCGTCGGTTATTGTGTTCACACGCAGCCGTGTGGCGAAGGCCGGGGCGGCGTAGTTCTCGCGATAATAGGAGGAGCGAAACGAGAAGGGTGGATCGTAGCTGAAATCCTCCACCGGCAGAACCGCGTTGCGTGCCTCTGCAGGAACATAGGTGTGGTCCGCCGTCAGAAACCGCACGCCCGCGTAGCGCTCGAAAAATTCATAAACTCCATAGAGTGAACCACGCGGCCGGCCACCCGTGACAAAAATTGCTCCCGGATGGATGCGCAGACGCAACCCCTCCTCGCCAGCGGTGCTGATATCGGGGCTGTCTTCGTTGGGCGCTACGGCGCCCTGCCCAATATGGATGCTGCCTGTCGTCCCGGGAGCCTCGCTTATTGGCAGGCTTGCATCCGTTGCCAGTTTGAACAACCGGACGAACTCCTCGGCGGCGTATCGTTCGCTTGGCAGGGCATTCCGTCCAACGACAACGGTCCACGTCCCGAGATCCCCCAGATGTCGCGGGGAGGCCGCCTGGCACGGGGCGATTGCGACGGCGACGCCCACCGCCAGAAGGATCCAGGCGGCTGAAGACGGGAAGGGAGGCTGGCGGACGATCATGAATGGACGAGGTTGGGTGTTGAATGCCCTGACTGGCAGGGCGCTCGATGGAGCCCGCCTCGCTGTGCAGGGGGAGGCACGATTGACATTTTTTGATTGTCTGGCTGCGAGGCAAACTCCGAAAGCTGGTCTGGAAAAGGTACCTCACGCCGGTCCGCCCGCGAATGGTTCCGCAATTGCACCAGTGTGTGCCGCTTGCGGGGGCGGCTCGTGCGCCCACGCTGGGGCGCTGCACTGTCGTCATCGCGTTTCAAATGAACACCCTGCCTCCCGGTCTAATCGCCGCGCCCTTCACCGCGTTCCATCCGGACACCTCGCTGAATCTGGAGGCGGTTCCCCGCCTTGCGGCACTGCTGGCGCGCAACAGGGTTGTGGGCGCGTTTGTTTGCGGCACTACGGGTGAGGGACTTTCCATGACGGTTTCGGAGCGCCGCCGGGTCGCCGAGGCATGGAAGGCCGCGCTGCCCGCTGAGTTGAAGCTCATCGTTCACGTCGGCTGCCTGAACCTCGGCGAAACCTGCGAACTGGCCCGGCATGCCCAGATGATTGGAGCCGACGCCATTGGCACGATGGCCCCCAGTTTTTTCAAGCCGGCCGCGGTCGAGGACCTGGTCCAATGGACGGCGCATGTTGCGGCTGCCGCGCCGCGGCTGCCGTTCTACTACTATCACATTCCGTCCATGACCGGGGTGCGGATTGCGGCCGCCGATTATCTTGCCCAGGCAAGGCTGCGCATTCCCAATCTGGCCGGCATCAAGTTCACGGATGAGGATCTTGCGGACTATTCGGCGGCACGGGCCATGGCGGGTGAAAAACACCAGATTCTCTTCGGACGCGACGAACTTCTTCTGTCGGGCCTCGATTGCGGCGCCACCGGGGCGGTCGGCAGCACGTACAACTATTCGGCGCCGCTCTACCTGCGCATCATGCAGGCGCTGAAGAACGGCGATCGTGCGGAAGCCGAGCGAGGACAGGCCGATGCAAGGGAGTTCATCGACGTCATGATCCGGCACGGCGGACTTCCGGCGGGAAAGGCCATCATGAAGATGATCGGGGTTGATTGCGGCCCGGTCCGCCTGCCGCTCCGCTCACTGACCGCTTCCGCGGAACAGGCGCTGCGTGCCGACCTTGAGTCGAAGCGATTCTTCGCCCACGCCAGCGCCGCCTGACGCACAGAGGCCGGGGCTGGCGTGCAATCGTGCCCTTGGGCAGCCAGCAACGCAAACCCGATTCAGCCCCAGCCGCCTCCTTCCCGTTTGATGGCGGTCAGGCTGCTGGGGCCTCCCGTTGCAGCGTTTGAACTGGACCTGCGCGTGACCGCTGGCGATAAGACGTGCAGCCCGGCGCGGGCCCCGCTTGTCAACATACTCGGTCTCATGCCGCATCTGCCGAAACGTCAATCACTCGTCCATCAGACCGCGAAAATCCTGCAGGATGAAATCGCCCAGGGCGGATGGAAGAACTGGCTGCCAGGGGAAAGGATGCTTTCAGCAAAATACCAGGTCAGCCGCAACACCGTGCGGGCGGCGCTGGCCCAGCTGCAGCAGGAGCGCCTGATCCGTGCAATCCATGGGTCCGGTCATCGCATACTTGTCCCGCCCAACCGACGTTCGCTGCGTGAGGATCAGGAGGCTGTCGGGTTGCTCATGCCGGAAGCGCCGGAGCGCCTACGCCCGAGCCAGACGCTGTGGATCGACGAACTGCGGGCCCTGCTGGGAGAACACGGCTGTGTCCTTCGATTGTTTCACGGTCAGCAGTATCTTACCAGGGATCCCAGCATGGCCTTGGAAAAGCTGGTCACACAACACTCCCACGGCTGCTGGATTCTTCTTCGCTCAAGCGCCGCAACGCAGTCCTGGTTCAGCCGCCATCATTCACGGTGCCTGGTTGTTGGAACGGTGCATGCGGGACTGCCGCTGGCTTACCGCGACATCGACCATCGGGCGCTCTGCCGGCATGCCGCGGGGGTGCTGCTTGGCCTTGGTCACCAGCGGATTGCCTTCATGGCCGCCAAGCCCGCACTGGCGGGTGACCTTGAGAGCGAGGCCGGGCTTATGGAGGCGGTGCGCTCCTCGCACCGCGCTGCCGACGCCATCACCGGATGGCACGACGGCAGTGTGGCGGGTATCGGCCACGCATTGCGTCTCCTGCAGGCGCGCCGCGCTGCGCCGACGGCGTTGATCATGGCCGGCACCTATCACTACCTCGCGGCCTGGAGCCTCCTGATGCAGTCCGGCATCCGGGTGCCGAAGGATGTCTCCATCATTTCCCGGGACGATGATCAATTCCTGTCCTACCTCAAGCCGTCGCCTGCGCGCTATGTCTCCTCCGCAAGAAACCTTGCGAAGGCGCTGCTGCGCCCCGTGATGGAAATCCTGGCAGACGGACAGGCATCCCTGCGCGAGCTCAAGCTGATGCCTGAGTTTTTCCAGGGTGAGACGGTGGCACCGTGCGCGGACGAGAGTCGGGACTGAATGGCCGCACAGGTGGTCTGATTCAAGTACCAGCACTCGGCAGTTTTCTCCGGGGCTTGCCAGGCTTGTGCTGCTCCCGGGATACATCCTAGCTGTAGCAGCCGCGTAGTGAACCGTCCCCTTTTTCACGGAGAACGACGATCTCACTCGCATGGGCTGCTTCCTTGGGTGGCTCCCGACCACCTGCATTCGTCATCCCTCGTCCCTCACCCCGCGCCTCACCCTCAATGCCATGAAAACACCAAGAAACATTGCGTCCCGAAGCCTGATCCTTGGGCTCTGCCTGAGTCTGTCTGGAACCTATAGTCTCACCGCTGGCACCATCAACGGCCAGGTGAGCGATATCAACACGGGTGCCTCGGTCACCGGTGCGACCATCACCAACAGTGCGACCAATCAGGTTATTGTCGCGGACCGGGAGGGCCAATTTCGACTGGATGACATTCCCGCCGGGACAGTTACCCTGAGAATCGCAGCGCTTGGGTATCCCGATGGGTCCCAGACCGTGCAGGTGCCCGCGACCGGAGTCGTTCCAGTGAGAATCTCCCTGGGAGAAAAGGCGGTACGGCTCGATCAGCTTGTTGTGGAGGGCTACCGGGAGGGTTGGTCCAAGGCGCAGCAGCAGAAGCGCAACGCAACCAACATCATGGATGTGCTTTCGACGGATGCGGCGGGAAAGCTGCCGGACAACAACATCGGCGAGGCGCTCGCCCGCCTGCCCGGAGTCTCGCTGGATGTGGACTACGGTGAGGGCCACTTTGTCAGCATCCGTGGCATCAGCCCCAATCTGAACACGGTCACCATGAACGGCGCGAGCCTGGCCACGCCTGGAAATTTGGGGCGTGACGGACGTTCGACGCCGATGGACCTTCTGGGAACCTCGAT of the Opitutaceae bacterium genome contains:
- a CDS encoding substrate-binding domain-containing protein, which produces MAVRLLGPPVAAFELDLRVTAGDKTCSPARAPLVNILGLMPHLPKRQSLVHQTAKILQDEIAQGGWKNWLPGERMLSAKYQVSRNTVRAALAQLQQERLIRAIHGSGHRILVPPNRRSLREDQEAVGLLMPEAPERLRPSQTLWIDELRALLGEHGCVLRLFHGQQYLTRDPSMALEKLVTQHSHGCWILLRSSAATQSWFSRHHSRCLVVGTVHAGLPLAYRDIDHRALCRHAAGVLLGLGHQRIAFMAAKPALAGDLESEAGLMEAVRSSHRAADAITGWHDGSVAGIGHALRLLQARRAAPTALIMAGTYHYLAAWSLLMQSGIRVPKDVSIISRDDDQFLSYLKPSPARYVSSARNLAKALLRPVMEILADGQASLRELKLMPEFFQGETVAPCADESRD
- a CDS encoding DUF481 domain-containing protein → MNIVTRRISLAANAQRTIGRNSLEANIQWVDSRIGTILVEKRDEASFRWRRDMSARYFFQEVTSYLKDGIRRIDAQYEQSVDGGYRLLQRPRLNALIGLGLVGQERQMAIPQPEGVGLLGQFFVESNWQMTTRMSFDMTGRIQSRLTPFGAFPNPQGIPAGNEYGRYFYQYNLKLNNKLRDNITLGVSREQIHDSSIANPAFRRDQRITVNLGLNF
- a CDS encoding DUF4838 domain-containing protein — encoded protein: MIVRQPPFPSSAAWILLAVGVAVAIAPCQAASPRHLGDLGTWTVVVGRNALPSERYAAEEFVRLFKLATDASLPISEAPGTTGSIHIGQGAVAPNEDSPDISTAGEEGLRLRIHPGAIFVTGGRPRGSLYGVYEFFERYAGVRFLTADHTYVPAEARNAVLPVEDFSYDPPFSFRSSYYRENYAAPAFATRLRVNTITDDPRLGGKTSQQLISHSLQQYLPVATYGRDHPEYFALIGGTRRLEGQGGGPQVCSLNRDVIRLVTEAVLRELDAHPAWTNISVSPPDNDACCECRDCSALIAREGTLGAPHLVLVNAVAAAVAKSHPGVRVGTLIYWHTRKPPMTLNLEPNVEIQLCSIEACNLHPLADSACFQNRVFMQDFTQWQEICRHVWLWNYNVAFRNYDLPFTNLEATGPNLSLFRDRGVHGVFMQAAGDGMSAAYSDLHNYVIARCLWRPVPDSWPLVEEFCRLHYGPAAAPILDGLRYLYANAHARGVYLRCMADVPIELGLDAAVARGFHDRVAGAEHLADDDTLRGRVEKAMIPVLGSLLATAPRTCTNGSYRLDVSSLPPGSLQRYIELARKHGMTLVGEGRDAAAHFLELESLEKGWPVITLENAVWRLVVSTMADGRIMLLNHKPTGRQIIAPPSTRMMRWAQWNLWPESARVGVNSLAAGTRSWTSDPRKAVMTLSLPDGNSWKRTISLEDSGAIQIQMELKAAHSLPAWTVRERSAEYAVSSSDSPFLTAVYLRDPAWRQVNANWDFGRMNVMQFHVPGSDAVRSLAFFDRTTRFGITHDFHPGTFTRFAASWNPGREFLGLDYWVSVPPLQPGKTFSFSYDLRPLAAPPANASSADENPGH
- a CDS encoding dihydrodipicolinate synthase family protein, whose translation is MNTLPPGLIAAPFTAFHPDTSLNLEAVPRLAALLARNRVVGAFVCGTTGEGLSMTVSERRRVAEAWKAALPAELKLIVHVGCLNLGETCELARHAQMIGADAIGTMAPSFFKPAAVEDLVQWTAHVAAAAPRLPFYYYHIPSMTGVRIAAADYLAQARLRIPNLAGIKFTDEDLADYSAARAMAGEKHQILFGRDELLLSGLDCGATGAVGSTYNYSAPLYLRIMQALKNGDRAEAERGQADAREFIDVMIRHGGLPAGKAIMKMIGVDCGPVRLPLRSLTASAEQALRADLESKRFFAHASAA